The Candidatus Rubidus massiliensis DNA segment CCACATGTAAAAGAACATTCTTAAGGGGCACTGGCAATCACTCCACTTGTGTGAATAAATTGATATACACCTTCCATAAAACGTTGAATAGCTAACATAACTAATATCATACCCATTAAACGTTCACAAGCCATTAAGCCACTTTTTCCTAAATATCGATTTAGAAAAGGAGCAAAATATAAAACGAACAAAGAAGATATCCAAGCAAAAAAGATAGCTATTAACATCGAAGTTTGATTTTGCTCTAAATGGGAAAATAGCAAAATGGTAGCTAAAAGAGAAGGACCTGCAATTAAAGGAACAGCTAATGGAATTACAAACGGTTCACCTTTTGGTAGATTAGCTCTTAATCCGTCCGTTGTTGGAAATAAAATTTTAATGGCCGTTAAGAAAAGAATTAAACCAGAAGATAAGCTTACTGTAACTTCAGAAACTTGCAAAATATCGAATAAAGCTTCACTTAAATAAGAAAAAAAGATCATAAACGCTAAAGCAATAACCATTTCTCTTAAAAGAACGAGTTTTGTACGCTTAGGTTCGATCCCCTGCATTAAAGTTAGATAAGAACCTACATTTCCGATAGGGTCCATTATTAAAAATAATATAATTGAAATTGAAAAAATGGAAACATCCATGAAAAAAACCTATATATATTTACAATGTTTGAACGAATAAGCTAATGCCAGTAACAATCATACTCATGGACATTAACGCCAAAATCATTCCCATAAGCTGTTCTAAAGCAATTAAGCCTCGTTTACCAAAAAATTTTAAAAGGTATGGAGCTGATGCAACGACAGCGATAACCCCGATCCAGGCTATGAGTATAGCGCCTGTGACTTTTAGGTTATTAGGTTCTAATCTAGCATTAAGCATAATGATAGACATTAAACCAGGTCCAGATAAAATAGGTGTAGCAATTGGAACAATATAAGGCTCTTGCTTGGGAACATTCACTGTATCACTTTCAGGCTTAGAAAAAATCATACTCAATGCTACTAAAAATAATAAAATGCCTCCACAAAGACTCACAGCATAATCTTTAATATTAATTAAACTTAAAAAAGCTTCCCCAAAGAATTGAAAAAATAAAGCAATTAATAAAGCAAAAAAAGCTTCTCTTGCTAATATTTTTCTTTGACTTGCAAAATCATAATCTTTAACTAAAGCAAGCATTGCTGGACAATTACCGATTGGATTGGTCACTAAAAAGAATTTAAGAGCCAATGCAAAAATGG contains these protein-coding regions:
- a CDS encoding putative antibiotic transporter, yielding MDVSIFSISIILFLIMDPIGNVGSYLTLMQGIEPKRTKLVLLREMVIALAFMIFFSYLSEALFDILQVSEVTVSLSSGLILFLTAIKILFPTTDGLRANLPKGEPFVIPLAVPLIAGPSLLATILLFSHLEQNQTSMLIAIFFAWISSLFVLYFAPFLNRYLGKSGLMACERLMGMILVMLAIQRFMEGVYQFIHTSGVIASAP
- a CDS encoding putative antibiotic transporter; this translates as MFSSIFALALKFFLVTNPIGNCPAMLALVKDYDFASQRKILAREAFFALLIALFFQFFGEAFLSLINIKDYAVSLCGGILLFLVALSMIFSKPESDTVNVPKQEPYIVPIATPILSGPGLMSIIMLNARLEPNNLKVTGAILIAWIGVIAVVASAPYLLKFFGKRGLIALEQLMGMILALMSMSMIVTGISLFVQTL